In one window of Candidatus Melainabacteria bacterium DNA:
- the recG gene encoding ATP-dependent DNA helicase RecG produces MKTIHETLKTIQDAINYEIDQHYVNAKGKKATFSNFIIQNTKLLSYEFNDKEKLKLLINLFYSYPTQDVTSRIETIHKAQGILKEISDKNREQRAESRAQKLRNFETLKPPNKSYEKDPKKIDVKYVKGIGPRLSLVFNRIGVFLVNDLLRYYPRTYLDFQKTRQIKDLKINEDVTIIGQIKGFRSFTPPKRRNLTIFTIIIQDETGKINITRFIGGKFNKLIQENYKKQHPINSKVICSGTVSYDKFSRAFCLANAAIEIIDDNGRDASSERLLNVARIVPVYPLTEGISQEFIRKIVSNAFLVYSDYIQESLPRKLLKEEKLLDLKTSLSQIHFPDSQELCNLARHRIVFEEFFLMQLELTYRRHTLDKDRTGLSLKERDESLVRKLVDSLPFKLTNAQNKVFLEIKKDLMSDKPMHRLLQGDVGSGKTIVALMALLFAVENGYQTALMAPTEILVQQHFRKFQEYLSPLGIQVAMLTGSTRDKVKKEIYDGLVTGLIKIVVGTHALIQDEVTFKNLGLAIIDEQHRFGVKQRDALLQKSKNVERLFMTATPIPRTLALALHGDLEMSEIDELPQGRIPIKTSVVQSWQRAKVFDLICGEVAKGRQAYIVFPLIDESEALSAKAATIEFEELSKTFLKNLRLGLMHGELPSAEKERVMQAFVTQKIDVLITTTVIEVGMDVPNATVMMIENAEMFGLSQLHQLRGRVGRGGEQAYCLLSPQGYSEDALKRLEILTKTNNGFIISQEDLRIRGPGEFLGTKQSGLPDLLLADIINDATVLELARRKALQILKEDSNLNDYPELKKYLEEKEKFYITAG; encoded by the coding sequence ATGAAAACAATCCATGAAACGCTTAAGACTATTCAAGATGCAATCAACTATGAAATTGATCAACACTATGTAAATGCAAAAGGCAAAAAGGCAACATTCTCTAACTTTATAATTCAAAACACAAAATTACTTTCTTACGAGTTTAATGATAAGGAAAAGCTTAAACTGCTTATTAATTTATTTTATTCATATCCAACACAAGATGTTACTTCAAGAATTGAAACTATTCATAAAGCACAAGGAATTTTAAAAGAAATATCGGATAAGAATAGAGAGCAGAGAGCAGAGAGCAGAGCTCAGAAACTTCGAAACTTTGAAACCTTGAAACCTCCCAACAAATCATACGAAAAAGACCCAAAAAAAATAGATGTTAAATATGTAAAAGGTATAGGACCAAGATTATCTCTTGTGTTTAATAGGATTGGTGTTTTTCTTGTAAATGATCTTCTTCGTTATTATCCAAGAACATACCTGGATTTTCAAAAAACAAGACAAATTAAAGACCTAAAAATTAATGAGGATGTTACCATCATTGGTCAAATTAAAGGATTTAGATCATTTACTCCACCAAAGAGAAGAAATCTAACCATTTTTACAATTATAATTCAAGACGAGACAGGAAAAATAAATATTACAAGATTTATTGGCGGGAAATTTAACAAGCTCATTCAAGAAAATTATAAAAAGCAACATCCAATAAATTCAAAAGTTATTTGTTCAGGTACAGTTTCATATGATAAGTTTTCAAGAGCATTCTGCCTTGCAAATGCAGCAATAGAAATAATTGACGACAATGGCAGAGATGCTTCATCAGAGCGTCTCTTAAATGTTGCAAGAATTGTACCAGTATATCCATTAACAGAAGGAATTTCTCAAGAGTTTATAAGAAAAATTGTTTCAAATGCATTTTTAGTTTATTCTGATTATATTCAAGAATCTTTACCAAGAAAACTTTTAAAGGAAGAAAAGTTACTTGATTTAAAAACAAGCTTGTCTCAAATCCATTTTCCTGACAGCCAGGAGTTATGTAATCTTGCAAGGCATAGAATTGTATTTGAAGAGTTTTTCTTAATGCAGTTAGAACTAACTTATAGACGACATACTCTTGACAAAGATAGAACTGGCTTAAGCCTTAAAGAAAGAGATGAGAGTCTTGTAAGAAAACTAGTTGACTCTTTGCCTTTTAAATTAACAAATGCACAAAACAAGGTTTTCCTAGAAATTAAAAAAGATTTAATGAGTGATAAGCCTATGCACAGGCTTTTACAAGGAGATGTTGGAAGTGGAAAAACTATAGTTGCTCTTATGGCATTGCTTTTTGCAGTTGAAAATGGTTATCAAACTGCACTTATGGCACCTACTGAAATTTTAGTTCAGCAGCACTTTAGAAAATTCCAGGAATATTTATCTCCTTTAGGTATCCAAGTTGCAATGTTAACTGGCAGTACACGAGATAAAGTAAAAAAAGAAATTTACGATGGTCTTGTTACAGGTCTCATAAAAATTGTTGTAGGCACTCATGCACTTATTCAAGATGAAGTTACATTTAAAAACCTTGGACTTGCAATTATTGATGAACAACACCGTTTTGGAGTAAAACAAAGAGATGCTCTTTTACAAAAATCTAAAAATGTTGAAAGATTGTTTATGACTGCCACACCAATTCCAAGAACTCTTGCATTAGCTCTACATGGTGATTTAGAAATGTCTGAAATAGATGAATTGCCACAAGGAAGAATACCAATTAAAACTTCAGTTGTTCAGTCATGGCAAAGAGCAAAAGTGTTTGATCTTATTTGCGGGGAGGTTGCAAAAGGAAGACAAGCATATATTGTTTTTCCTTTAATTGATGAGTCAGAAGCTTTATCTGCAAAGGCAGCTACAATTGAGTTTGAAGAACTTTCTAAAACTTTTTTAAAAAATTTAAGACTTGGTCTTATGCACGGAGAATTGCCATCAGCTGAAAAAGAAAGAGTTATGCAAGCTTTTGTAACCCAGAAGATTGATGTCTTAATTACTACAACTGTTATTGAAGTTGGAATGGATGTCCCAAATGCAACTGTAATGATGATAGAAAATGCAGAAATGTTTGGATTATCTCAGTTACATCAATTGCGTGGAAGAGTTGGTAGAGGTGGAGAACAAGCATATTGTTTGCTTTCACCTCAAGGTTACTCTGAGGATGCTTTAAAGAGACTTGAAATACTAACAAAGACAAATAATGGATTTATTATTTCTCAGGAAGATTTAAGGATTAGAGGACCTGGTGAATTTTTAGGTACAAAACAAAGTGGGCTTCCTGACTTATTGCTTGCAGATATTATAAATGATGCTACAGTACTAGAATTAGCAAGAAGAAAAGCATTGCAAATCTTAAAAGAGGATTCCAACTTAAATGATTATCCAGAACTAAAAAAATATCTTGAAGAAAAAGAAAAATTTTATATTACTGCTGGGTAA
- a CDS encoding agmatinase family protein — protein sequence MSIITETNYFGNFRHIEDPKVLIIPVPYEYTASSNKGTKYGPQGILNASTHLESFDDELWTEIEKIGINTTNFVSCEFVNNKTKQPFVEVEDAVRNAIISGCLPILIGGEHSLSYGAIKAVYDLYPDISVVHFGAHLDLKESLQGNKYTNKCTIKQIYNLMPDLKIVQVGTRLVSLEEKNWLEENNPNIDIFFAKDKNRWTVADLLTNLTKNVYVSFNLNFLDTSIMPSVQRPEPGGLSWNQAIDIMKNICTFKEIVGMDFVEFTPIPDLLAPNILAAKIIYKSIGYTFARQLGVLEEENSFVSTEN from the coding sequence ATGTCAATTATCACTGAAACAAATTACTTTGGCAATTTTAGGCACATTGAAGACCCAAAAGTTTTAATTATCCCAGTCCCTTATGAATATACAGCTTCAAGTAATAAAGGTACTAAATATGGACCACAGGGAATTTTAAATGCAAGTACTCATCTGGAATCCTTTGACGATGAGCTTTGGACTGAAATTGAGAAAATAGGAATTAATACTACAAACTTTGTAAGTTGTGAGTTTGTAAATAACAAAACCAAGCAACCGTTTGTAGAAGTAGAAGATGCTGTAAGAAATGCAATAATTAGTGGCTGTTTACCAATACTAATTGGTGGTGAACATTCTTTATCATATGGAGCTATAAAAGCAGTCTATGACTTATATCCAGATATTTCTGTTGTACATTTTGGGGCTCACTTAGATTTAAAAGAATCATTACAAGGAAATAAATACACAAACAAATGTACAATTAAACAAATTTATAATTTAATGCCAGATTTAAAAATTGTTCAGGTAGGTACCAGGTTGGTTTCTCTTGAAGAAAAAAATTGGCTTGAAGAAAATAATCCAAACATAGATATCTTTTTTGCAAAAGATAAAAACCGTTGGACAGTAGCAGACTTATTAACTAACCTTACTAAAAATGTTTATGTTAGTTTTAATTTAAATTTTTTAGATACAAGTATCATGCCATCTGTACAAAGACCAGAGCCTGGCGGATTGAGTTGGAATCAAGCAATTGACATTATGAAAAATATTTGTACTTTTAAAGAAATAGTTGGAATGGACTTTGTTGAGTTTACACCAATACCAGATTTACTTGCACCCAATATACTTGCTGCAAAAATTATTTACAAATCAATTGGCTATACTTTTGCAAGGCAGCTAGGTGTGTTGGAAGAAGAAAATTCATTTGTAAGCACTGAAAACTAA
- the bioD gene encoding dethiobiotin synthase, which translates to MNFFITGTGTGVGKSIFTALLANSYYEQGKKVAISKPIQTGPEKDTTLLAKFTNNKIPIFNTYSFSLASAPLVSAKNENKKIEVEKIISDIKELEKEFDVVIIEGIGGIAVPIAETRDQRPETKDHKKVYSLNCYLVADLIKDLTYPVIIVARPTLGTINHTVLTINFAKQKELNVLGFVISSYDEKTNDVVIKTAPDVISEITGVKCLMKVPVVTNGLVFSAYK; encoded by the coding sequence ATAAATTTTTTTATAACAGGTACAGGTACAGGAGTTGGTAAAAGTATTTTTACTGCACTGTTAGCTAATTCTTATTATGAACAAGGTAAAAAAGTTGCAATTTCAAAACCAATTCAAACAGGACCCGAAAAAGATACTACTCTTTTAGCTAAATTTACAAATAATAAAATCCCAATATTTAACACTTATTCTTTTTCTCTTGCTAGTGCTCCATTAGTTAGCGCAAAAAATGAAAATAAGAAGATAGAAGTAGAAAAAATAATTTCAGATATTAAAGAACTTGAAAAAGAATTTGATGTGGTTATTATAGAAGGGATTGGAGGGATTGCAGTGCCTATTGCAGAGACCAGAGACCAGAGACCAGAGACCAAAGACCACAAAAAGGTCTATAGTCTTAATTGCTATCTAGTTGCTGATCTAATAAAAGATCTAACCTACCCAGTTATTATTGTTGCCCGTCCAACCTTAGGCACAATCAATCACACAGTTTTAACAATTAATTTCGCAAAACAAAAAGAGCTAAATGTCTTAGGCTTTGTCATTAGCAGCTATGATGAAAAAACAAATGATGTAGTAATAAAAACTGCACCAGATGTAATTTCTGAAATTACAGGTGTAAAGTGTTTAATGAAAGTGCCTGTGGTCACTAATGGATTAGTTTTCAGTGCTTACAAATGA
- the ftsZ gene encoding cell division protein FtsZ: MEGQTFDSNSKLNISPAIIKVFGIGGAGCNAVNRMIETSLSNVEFWAVNTDAQALQLCTAPNKIQIGGKLTKGLGAGGNPSIGLKAAEESRDEMAAAITGADMIFITCGMGGGTGTGGASIMAEIAKDLGVLTIGVCTKPFTFEGRRRISQAEQGIEALKQKVDALIVIPNNKLLQVIEKRTSVHEAFKQADNVLLQGVQGISDIITIPGLINVDFADVRNIMTSAGSALMGMGTASGEGRATEAARKAIESPLLETTINGASGIIFNVTGGPDLTLHEVHEAAGLIYELAQDDANIIIGAVIDPKFQNEVQITVIATGFSMQVPTVEQQRAQTKELTKEFFGPVGVGVSDRKEEKVVEARTKTIVDDKVKRMASDILDIPEFLRGRR, translated from the coding sequence ATGGAAGGACAAACTTTTGATTCAAATTCAAAATTAAATATTTCACCTGCAATCATAAAAGTGTTCGGGATAGGTGGTGCAGGATGTAATGCTGTAAACAGAATGATTGAAACTAGTTTAAGTAATGTTGAGTTCTGGGCAGTGAATACAGATGCACAAGCATTACAACTATGTACAGCACCAAATAAAATTCAAATTGGCGGCAAGTTAACAAAAGGCCTGGGTGCAGGCGGTAATCCAAGCATTGGCTTAAAAGCAGCTGAAGAAAGCCGTGATGAGATGGCTGCAGCTATCACAGGTGCTGACATGATTTTTATTACCTGTGGAATGGGTGGTGGTACTGGAACTGGTGGTGCATCAATAATGGCTGAGATTGCAAAAGATCTTGGAGTTTTAACAATTGGTGTTTGTACCAAACCATTTACCTTTGAAGGCCGAAGAAGAATTAGCCAAGCCGAACAAGGTATTGAGGCTTTAAAACAAAAGGTTGATGCTTTAATTGTTATCCCCAATAATAAACTCTTACAAGTTATTGAAAAAAGAACATCTGTACATGAAGCATTTAAGCAAGCAGACAATGTTTTGCTTCAAGGTGTTCAAGGCATCTCTGACATAATTACAATACCTGGTTTAATAAATGTTGATTTTGCAGATGTAAGAAACATTATGACTTCTGCAGGTTCAGCACTAATGGGTATGGGAACAGCATCTGGTGAGGGCAGAGCAACAGAAGCAGCAAGAAAAGCTATTGAAAGTCCATTACTTGAGACTACCATCAATGGTGCTTCAGGAATTATATTTAATGTTACTGGTGGACCTGACTTGACTTTACATGAAGTACATGAAGCTGCAGGATTAATTTATGAACTTGCTCAAGACGATGCAAACATAATCATTGGAGCAGTCATTGATCCTAAGTTTCAAAATGAAGTTCAAATAACAGTTATTGCAACAGGCTTTTCAATGCAAGTACCAACAGTGGAACAGCAAAGAGCACAGACCAAAGAACTTACAAAAGAATTTTTTGGACCAGTTGGTGTTGGTGTTAGCGATAGAAAAGAAGAAAAAGTTGTTGAAGCTAGGACAAAAACTATTGTTGATGACAAAGTAAAAAGAATGGCTTCAGATATTTTAGACATTCCTGAGTTCTTAAGAGGAAGAAGATAA
- the rsgA gene encoding ribosome small subunit-dependent GTPase A translates to MKLTGTITKILANFYYVVDEKNKTWECFARSRLLKEGKFLFVGDKVEFEETNPTSGVITNLIDRKNKIAKPPIANIDQVLIVFSTCEPDFGLYNLDRYISYIKYELPYEKTIVCINKTDLKEININDIYKNSGVEIFYASALTKNGLDLLAPNLVNKTTVLTGPSGTGKSSLIKALAPSQDILIGSLSAIKQGKHITRNIQLIPIEYKCNNGFLGDTPGFTQFSFAGLNPIKLQTTFNEFKNVKCNFNNCLHEQEEGCKINDAIEKDAILQSRYENYLMILSESRSKIFYRSKQEAKVKSVGGLKGDKKIIPKINQETRAKSRKKEKQELLKFKDQN, encoded by the coding sequence ATGAAACTAACAGGCACAATTACTAAAATCCTAGCAAATTTTTACTATGTAGTAGATGAAAAAAATAAAACATGGGAGTGCTTTGCAAGAAGTAGATTGCTTAAAGAAGGAAAATTTTTATTTGTAGGAGACAAGGTTGAGTTTGAAGAAACAAACCCTACAAGTGGTGTAATAACTAACTTAATAGATAGAAAAAATAAAATCGCAAAACCACCAATTGCAAATATTGATCAAGTGCTAATTGTCTTTTCTACCTGTGAGCCAGATTTTGGTTTATATAATTTAGATCGATATATCTCTTACATAAAATATGAATTACCATATGAAAAAACTATAGTTTGTATAAATAAAACTGATTTAAAAGAAATTAATATTAATGATATTTACAAAAACAGTGGTGTCGAAATATTTTATGCTTCAGCTTTAACAAAAAACGGTTTAGATCTTTTAGCTCCAAATTTAGTTAATAAAACAACAGTCCTAACAGGACCATCTGGTACAGGAAAATCAAGTTTAATAAAAGCATTAGCTCCTAGCCAAGATATTTTAATAGGTTCCTTGAGTGCAATTAAACAAGGCAAACATATAACAAGAAACATTCAATTAATTCCAATTGAATACAAGTGCAACAATGGTTTTTTAGGAGATACTCCTGGGTTTACTCAGTTTAGTTTTGCTGGGTTAAATCCTATCAAGCTACAAACAACATTTAATGAGTTTAAAAATGTCAAATGTAATTTTAATAACTGTCTACATGAACAAGAGGAAGGATGCAAGATAAATGATGCTATTGAGAAGGATGCAATCCTGCAATCGCGCTATGAAAATTATTTAATGATTCTTTCAGAGTCAAGGTCAAAAATATTTTATAGATCTAAACAAGAAGCAAAAGTAAAATCTGTAGGTGGTCTTAAAGGTGATAAAAAAATAATCCCTAAAATTAATCAAGAAACAAGAGCCAAGTCAAGAAAAAAAGAGAAACAAGAATTGTTAAAATTTAAAGATCAAAATTAG
- a CDS encoding biotin transporter BioY: MKYKPVYQCKWLMVLCLLVLIYLSNLVLARLPFVGIDFNPASTNKGLLIFLQSLLPHFYFDMQIYGLQTVAVWACGIILGPQTGFIAITIYLVLGFLGLPVFASGGGLDYFKEPTFGYLISFPLNAFLSGWLYEKNKKFLTVLIPLLTTHFLGIFYILLFKRDWLDVTWHISFSMIGYDLILALLLTPIIPIISFVYKEMFIQELPDHTSLFMHEESKKRRPL; encoded by the coding sequence ATGAAATATAAGCCAGTATATCAGTGTAAATGGCTAATGGTTTTATGCCTTCTTGTTTTAATTTATTTAAGTAATCTAGTACTAGCTCGTTTGCCTTTTGTAGGTATAGATTTTAATCCAGCAAGTACAAATAAAGGATTATTAATTTTTTTACAAAGTCTACTACCACACTTTTATTTTGACATGCAGATTTATGGTTTACAAACTGTGGCTGTATGGGCATGTGGGATAATCTTAGGTCCTCAAACAGGTTTTATTGCTATAACTATATATCTTGTTTTAGGATTTTTAGGCCTTCCGGTTTTTGCAAGTGGTGGAGGGCTTGATTATTTTAAAGAACCAACATTTGGATATTTAATTTCTTTTCCTCTTAATGCTTTTTTAAGCGGGTGGTTATATGAAAAGAATAAAAAGTTTTTAACAGTTTTAATCCCACTTCTCACCACACATTTTTTAGGAATCTTTTATATTTTACTTTTTAAAAGAGATTGGTTAGATGTTACCTGGCATATTTCATTTAGTATGATTGGTTATGATTTAATTCTTGCTCTATTATTAACTCCTATTATTCCAATAATCTCATTTGTTTATAAGGAAATGTTTATCCAGGAATTACCAGATCATACATCACTGTTTATGCATGAAGAATCCAAAAAGCGACGACCCTTATGA
- a CDS encoding sigma-70 family RNA polymerase sigma factor, which yields MALLKNKIDIDMEDETFLTCEESEEETKTLPLTDDLVRVYLREIGRMSVLGSEAELELAKKVQVGDEKAKQELVMHNLRLVVSIAKKYLNRGMSFLDLIQEGNLGLMKAVEKFDPDRGYKFSTYATWWIRQGITRSLSDKSRTIRLPVHMVEIISKLKKAIKKLTDKSGNFPSCEALACEVDMDINKIKEVIQIMEVPVSLNSRVNNEEEGDLEDFISDDENLTPEQLTNWILLGMDINKALKKLTMKEAAVIRLRFGLDCGEQRTLEEVGKILGVTRERVRQLEHRALKKLRENNFCENLKDYFVA from the coding sequence ATGGCATTACTTAAAAACAAGATTGATATTGATATGGAAGATGAAACATTTTTAACTTGTGAGGAAAGTGAAGAAGAAACTAAAACTCTTCCACTCACTGATGATTTAGTCAGAGTTTACTTACGTGAGATTGGTAGGATGTCTGTTCTAGGATCAGAGGCTGAATTAGAGCTTGCAAAGAAAGTTCAAGTTGGAGATGAAAAAGCAAAACAAGAGTTAGTAATGCATAACTTAAGATTAGTAGTTTCCATAGCAAAGAAATATCTAAATAGAGGAATGTCATTTCTTGATTTAATTCAAGAAGGTAATCTTGGTCTTATGAAAGCAGTTGAAAAGTTTGATCCAGATCGTGGTTATAAATTTTCTACTTATGCTACTTGGTGGATTAGACAAGGCATTACAAGGTCATTATCTGACAAGTCAAGAACAATTAGACTTCCAGTCCATATGGTTGAAATAATTAGCAAGTTAAAAAAAGCAATTAAAAAACTAACTGATAAGTCAGGCAACTTTCCTTCTTGTGAAGCTCTTGCTTGTGAAGTAGATATGGATATTAATAAAATTAAAGAAGTTATTCAAATTATGGAAGTACCTGTTTCTTTAAATTCTCGTGTAAATAATGAAGAAGAAGGAGATCTTGAGGACTTCATTAGTGATGATGAAAACCTAACTCCTGAGCAATTGACAAATTGGATCTTGCTTGGAATGGATATAAATAAAGCACTTAAAAAGCTAACCATGAAAGAAGCAGCTGTAATTAGATTACGTTTTGGTTTGGATTGTGGAGAGCAAAGAACACTTGAAGAAGTTGGAAAAATTTTAGGTGTAACAAGAGAAAGAGTTAGACAACTAGAACACCGTGCTCTAAAAAAACTCCGGGAAAATAATTTTTGTGAAAACTTAAAAGATTATTTTGTTGCATAA
- a CDS encoding LCP family protein yields the protein MNFQRYPKILYKDNEDKASKRSTLFYVVLFFIGLFLTIVSLNIYSPSLVPQDLRVISLNKRQNILILGCDEIFPGEAKNFKFDQALLWKGRSDTIFLISCNPFKNTLNILNIPRDTRIKIPGHGVEKINYLNSIGGPRFTKKYLERLLRTPIHHYVVINVQGLSQIIDEIGGIKIDVPQRMFYEDHAAKLYINLFPGKRVLNGEQVVGYLRFRHDNLGDIGRIQRQQAFMRAVFDKLLDPVIFTKLPELTSIYKQTILTDLKPKDIIRIANFVRNVSPSKQNIVLLPGEFGQHNQISYWIPNPKEIDRVIKQLFYDKENNFNFLRKNPKDIKISIFNGSRKNRRLATKLTNILREYGYTVLQAQDYESYVKFTKIYAQKANSDVALQIKNDIGNRGELLIGNLGPPEADVTILAGDDLANIKEGR from the coding sequence GTGAATTTTCAAAGATATCCAAAAATTTTATACAAAGATAACGAAGATAAAGCAAGCAAAAGATCTACTTTGTTTTATGTAGTTTTATTCTTCATAGGGCTTTTCTTAACAATTGTTTCACTAAATATTTACAGTCCTTCCTTGGTACCACAAGATCTGAGAGTAATAAGTTTAAACAAAAGACAAAACATTCTAATTTTAGGGTGTGATGAAATTTTTCCAGGGGAAGCAAAGAATTTTAAATTTGACCAAGCACTTTTATGGAAGGGTCGTTCAGATACTATATTTCTTATAAGTTGTAATCCATTTAAAAACACTTTAAATATTTTAAATATCCCAAGAGATACAAGAATTAAAATTCCAGGACATGGTGTTGAAAAAATAAATTATTTAAACTCAATTGGTGGCCCTAGGTTCACTAAAAAATATTTAGAAAGACTCTTAAGAACACCAATTCATCATTATGTGGTTATAAATGTTCAAGGGCTAAGTCAAATCATTGATGAAATTGGAGGAATAAAAATAGATGTTCCTCAAAGAATGTTTTATGAGGATCATGCTGCAAAGCTTTACATTAATTTATTTCCTGGTAAACGGGTGCTAAACGGTGAACAAGTTGTTGGATACTTACGTTTCAGACATGATAATTTAGGTGATATTGGAAGAATTCAAAGACAACAAGCATTTATGAGAGCTGTTTTTGACAAGCTGTTAGACCCTGTAATCTTTACTAAACTTCCAGAGCTTACCTCAATTTACAAACAAACAATTCTTACTGATTTAAAACCAAAGGATATTATTAGAATTGCTAACTTTGTAAGAAATGTATCTCCATCTAAACAAAATATTGTCTTATTACCAGGAGAGTTTGGTCAGCATAATCAGATTAGTTACTGGATACCTAACCCAAAAGAAATCGATAGAGTTATTAAACAACTTTTTTATGATAAAGAAAATAATTTTAATTTCTTAAGGAAGAATCCAAAAGACATAAAGATTTCCATTTTTAATGGTTCTCGTAAGAATCGCAGGTTAGCTACTAAACTAACAAATATATTAAGAGAATATGGCTATACAGTCCTTCAAGCTCAAGACTATGAAAGTTATGTAAAATTTACTAAAATATATGCTCAAAAAGCTAATTCTGACGTAGCGTTACAAATTAAAAATGATATTGGCAATCGTGGGGAGTTGTTAATAGGAAATCTGGGTCCACCAGAAGCAGATGTTACCATTTTAGCTGGTGATGATTTAGCAAATATTAAAGAAGGAAGGTAA
- a CDS encoding glycosyltransferase family 2 protein, which yields MLYNRILLASIIIGTWAFIKLVEELLPDKALSYLPKPLALYAILVLVICMVIHTVSLAIAQNRKKKSSKLLQARCYPNVDIFVSIHNEEKVIADTIENLLALNYPNYLIYLINDHSTDSTKEILDKYFLRFPNKIKVIHRTKNSLCRGKAASLNYVFNHSSEELIAVFDADAKVESDFLLKVVPYLLEDNSVAAVQSQKRVSNPNVNYLTKLQENEYCLDNYFQCGRDEIHGNVELRGNGFIIKRNVLDKIGHWDEEALTEDLELSTRLTVNGWQIRFCPEAITLEQAPIKFRALLLQRLRWVEGSLRRCLSNLLKMFTLTKGFSIMQQFDAFVFLSQFAIPIWIFLDIISEVIRYLKEQETHLTSLMLISLAVWIITWVNLIFGIKIYRKFSWRTSIKRALETNIYFLTLMPTVVLITTRKILFSRTKGKWHKTERYDKAELEEV from the coding sequence ATGTTATATAATCGTATACTTTTAGCCAGCATAATTATTGGAACGTGGGCATTTATAAAACTTGTAGAAGAATTACTTCCAGACAAAGCATTATCATACTTGCCAAAACCACTTGCTCTTTATGCAATCCTTGTTCTTGTAATATGCATGGTTATTCATACTGTCTCTCTTGCTATAGCTCAAAATAGAAAAAAGAAATCAAGTAAACTACTACAAGCCAGATGCTATCCAAATGTTGATATTTTTGTTTCAATTCATAATGAGGAAAAAGTAATTGCAGATACCATAGAGAATTTATTAGCTTTAAACTATCCAAACTATTTAATTTATTTAATAAATGATCATTCTACAGATTCTACAAAAGAAATTTTAGACAAATATTTTTTGAGATTTCCTAATAAGATAAAGGTTATACATAGAACCAAAAATAGTTTATGCAGAGGTAAAGCCGCATCATTAAACTATGTATTTAATCATTCAAGTGAAGAGTTAATTGCTGTTTTTGATGCTGATGCAAAAGTAGAATCAGATTTCCTCTTAAAAGTGGTTCCCTATTTATTGGAAGATAATTCTGTAGCCGCAGTTCAGTCACAAAAAAGAGTTTCAAATCCAAACGTTAACTATTTAACCAAACTACAGGAAAATGAATACTGCCTTGATAATTATTTCCAATGTGGAAGGGATGAAATTCATGGGAATGTTGAGCTAAGAGGAAATGGTTTTATTATTAAACGAAATGTTTTAGATAAAATTGGTCATTGGGATGAAGAAGCACTTACAGAAGATCTTGAGCTATCAACAAGGCTTACAGTAAATGGCTGGCAAATTAGATTTTGCCCTGAAGCAATTACCTTAGAACAAGCACCAATTAAATTCCGTGCATTACTTTTACAAAGGCTAAGATGGGTTGAAGGAAGTTTAAGAAGATGCTTATCAAATCTTTTAAAGATGTTTACTCTAACTAAGGGATTTTCCATAATGCAACAATTTGATGCATTTGTTTTCCTCTCTCAGTTTGCAATTCCAATCTGGATCTTTTTAGATATTATTTCAGAAGTAATCAGGTACTTAAAAGAGCAAGAAACTCATTTGACAAGTTTAATGTTAATATCTCTTGCTGTGTGGATAATTACATGGGTAAATTTAATTTTTGGTATAAAAATCTATAGAAAATTTTCTTGGAGGACAAGTATTAAAAGAGCCTTAGAAACTAATATTTATTTTCTTACTCTTATGCCAACGGTTGTTTTAATTACAACAAGAAAAATATTATTCAGCAGAACAAAAGGTAAATGGCACAAGACAGAAAGATATGATAAAGCTGAACTTGAAGAGGTGTAA